The genomic window ACCACCTGAGAAGGATGCTACAATGGGATCTACCTGACTGAATCACCATCCAAAAGAATGAAATTTAGGCAACTGAACATTTTATCCAAAATCTAGCAGCAAGTGACAACTTGCAACATACCTTAGTTGCATTGGCAAGTGGATATTGTGTATAAAGTCTTCGTAGGAAGTACCACCCAGTCCTAATTTCAGCTCCAGCTGTGGCAGAAACagcttaaatattatatttatcttACATGGCAAGtgtcataaaaagaaaaaaaaatacacccTTAATTGGCCACATAGTGCTCACACAATTTATAACATAAAAGCTACGACCCTGTTACTTATTTCACAATCCAGAACCTGAACCTAATATTTTGGTTCCAAAATGCAAATCCGATGGCCCAATCAGGTTGCTACTGTCCAGAAAATTCATTTATATCAACTAAACAAAACAAATTTGATTTCATGACTAACAAATGCATGATAGACACAGCATTTGTTAAAAGAAGAACTATAGATTGTTCATTATACAGTATAAGTCATCAATCCAGCAGACAAGAATTTGAAACAATTGAAAAGGGAACAACAACTTGACTGAATGTTGAAACACACACCATTGCATGATAGATGAACTAAAGATGATAAAAGCAGCACATACACATACATCTCAAAAACATAGCAATTTTTTCATTGCTCAGAAAAGTAAAGCACACAAAAGATTAGAAAAACAAAACAGCGAAATAGAAAAGTTTCAGCTTACTATTGGTGCAAGAAGGCCTCCAAAGACTATTATCCCAGATACAACTGAGAATGATGTCATGTATAGCTGCTTTAAGGTTTTTGGTGTCTGGTTCAGGAATAACCACAAAAAATTAGAATGCAAAATTTTAAACAAACCAATACCATGATCTTTCTGCAAAAAGAAAGAAACTGTCAGATAATcaccatatgagagagaaatggAATAGTTGATGGAATGTCAGGCATCTCATTCTCTTCAGTGCTCTCTTTGGCACATTCTACACTCTTTATGTGCTGTTGGACCCGCAATCTCCTAACCTAAATTTTGTTGTCAAAAGCAttaaataaatctaataaaacGACAATTTGCCACCAGTATAGCTTCTTAGGCAATCAATTTTCCCAAATGCATCTTGAAAGTGGGTGTATCCAAACTAAACTTAGCAGACACAACAATAAATATATCATGTTTGTGAATCACCTCTTCcatgagaagaaaaattttatttcgCCTACTTCTAATGTTGTCTTCAATTTCTTGAAGCTGCATCTGAACAAAATCCTGGATTGTCTCTGGCCCTTCTATAATGCAAAAGCTGCACATAAGGGAACACTAAATGAGACTATGTAGTTTATGGAAATTTAGTACTGAAGTTCTACGTATAAACGTATTGCAAAAGACCTCTCAGACCACAATGTTGCATACATCTTTGCAACTTACTGAGCATCTTGCATAAGACATAGCATCAAAGTtcaaattctaaattttattattattatttttaaataacagAAAACAAAGCACACACTGTTGTCCCTAGTAATCATCTTCTATAAGATTCTTCGTCATGGTTCCCACGGGAGGTCGACAATTTTACGGGTAATACTTGACTACACTATGACATCACTGGTAAGTGCAACCCCATTAATATAACAAGCACATCCCAGTAATGATGTACTACCAAAATTGTCAGACCAGCCATGGAAAGaaaatagaaggtggatgaaggcCCCAGGGAGCAGTAGGCTGAACTTTTTTTTGTTTAATAGGACAAATTGTTACAAGGACATCAAATTGCAAAACTAAAATTACAAACAGGATCGAAGCTAAACTGCGCGATGGAAGCGTAGTTTAATTTTCTTCTGAAAATGGATTTTTAAGAATACTTTCATCTAAATGTCTTCTACGTGGAACACATGGTAAGTTCTAATCAAACACCTTCCACGACTCATCAAAATCCTCCTTCTTAACTATCCATTTCTCAAGCAGTTGACTTTTCTATCCTCTGGTCACCAATTACCACAAAACAGAACCCAAACTAATCGAAGAGGTCCCTAAATACGGCAATTAAAGGAAAGTAAAGTAAAGGGGGAAACCCCGGGACCGGGTACGAACCTGGAGGAATCATCGCCTGCGGGGTGCGAATTGTCGCCGGAGGCACAGCACACCGAACCTAACCGGAAAGAAGCCCCTTCTCCTGCTCTCCGGAGAGGCCGCCACCGTGGCTGCCACCACCCGCCGGTGCCAGAGAAGAGAACGAGGGTCTTGGACGGCGGAGGAGCAGATgtcgggagagagagaagagaggagaaagaTGAGGCAATGGACGACGCCATCGGTATTCCACCCACCCCCTTCCCCACCAGCGACCGTCTTTTAAAACGGCCATTAGCAGAATCTACGGCCAGATAAACGGACAAATCTGGAAGCATCTCGCAGTCCAATCACCCAGGCGACGATCCAATTCCTGTTGGAGGATCCGGTAACCCGATAAGAAATTGGCAGATCTTTGAGTTTATTAAAGTGCGAGCGGAACTTGTCGGATTCGGATCCCTTAATCCGCATCTTTAACGAATCCGCTCTCAAAGATTCGGGAATGGATCTGACAGGAAGTCGTGAAATAATGAAGTTATGACGGCCGTCATAACGTTATGCCTTTGTCCATCCGAATACACCCTCACCGTCTCCCAGCGCTCtcccccgccgccgccgccgccgcggcCAGCGGGCCAACCCGCTGGCTCGCACGCCCCCTTCTCCTCTGCCGCTCTCCTTCCTGAAGGTTTGAGAGGATGAGGAACATAAATAGAACGAGGATTTAGAGGAGGTCTGGTAGAAGAACGGGAGGTAAAAGAGGCAACTTTAGATATGGAGAACAGGGCAATGGAGGGGAATTTGAGAGGTATGTGAACAGCCCCCATTTCCTTCCTATTTGGTTCACAGCGTCAGTCTAAATTCTCCTGTGAATCCAAAACCCTATAGATAAACCCTCTCAAAACCCTATCTTTCTCTCGGACAGGCCAACGACTAATAGAGAAGGAAAACAAGGGAACGGATTGAGAGTTTTACAACCATCACAATAACAAGGGTAGAACCTGGCTaaaaacccaaaaccctagagaTAACCCCTCCCAAAATCATAAACTTTCTCTTCTAGAGACGAGAAAATGCTATTTTTCAGCAGAAAGCCATGGCAACTGCTCGTCCGTTTCggaagaaccccagctttctccGGCACCCAGAGATCAAATTATGTGGATGTGAAGATGGAGTGGAAGAAGGACCCCTTCTTCGACTCCCTTGACATCCTCACAAAGGGCAGGGACCTCCGGCCACTTGTCTCCCTCAAGAACATCATTGCCCAAGAACCCGATGCCCGCATCCCCATATCTGCTGTCTCCAAGCGAGGCCGGGAGCTCGAAATCGCTGGCCGTGTTGCCAGCTTCCTCCGGCGGTACCCAGCTGTGTTCGAGGAGTTCACAGGACCCAAGTACAACCTCCCCTGGTTCAGACTGACTGAAGAAGCTGCTGAGCTTGACAGAAAGGAACGTGAAGTGTACGAGACACGGCGGGTGGAGATAGTGGATAGGCTGAGGCGGTTGATCCTGATGTCGAGAGAGAGAAGGCTTCCATTGAGAATAGTTCAGGGAATGCTGTGGTACTTAGGATTGCCTGAAGATTTTCTTCAAAAGCCCGAGGAGATTTCAAAAGGGTGCTTCCAAATCGTTGAATTGGAAGATGAGGAGCAGGGATTAAGTGCCGTAATTGATCGAGATGAGCCGGTTCTTTCTGCACTTCAGAGGAACGAAATAAAGAAGTTAAATGGGACTGTGGAGTCACTGCCATCAGCCATTGCTTTCCCTCTCTTCCCTTCGAAAGGTCTTCGCTTGAAGCGAAAGATCGAGCATTGGTTGGAGGAATTCCAGAAACTCCCCTATGTCTCCCCTTATGAAGATTTTTCGCATTTGGACCCAAGCAGGAATATTTCAGAGAAGCGGGTTGCGGGAGTTCTTCATGAACTGCTTAGCCTCTTTGTAGATAATTCTGCTGAGAGGCGGAGGCTGCTCTGCCTCAGAAAGCATTTGGGATTGCCGCAAAAGTTCCACAAGCTATTTGAACGCCACCCTCATGTGTTCTACCTCCTGTTGAAGAACAAGACCTGCTTTGTTGTCCTCAAGGAGGCTTATTATGCCAGATCAACCACCACAATTGAGAAGCACCCGATGCTTGAGGTGAGGAAGAAATATGTTGGATTGATGAATAAGTCAGAGGCTATTCTGAGAAGCCAGAGGAGCAGGAAACCTTTGGCAGACGATGCAGAGGGAGGCCTCGATGCAGCTGTAGATTCTGAGAGCAGAGAAGATTATGATGGGTTAGATGAAGGCATGGAAGAGAATTTGTGAAGTTAGCACTGCTAGTTAGTCTGGACCAAAGATAAAAAGATTAATTTGCATTATCTTGTCACAAGTTCAAGGAATACAGGATACTGGAAGGTGGAACCGGGAAACAGTTGATCTATTCATTGAACAATAAAGCAAGCTATCCAATATTTACTCATGGATGATATGGTTATTGAGAATTTTAGAAGTGAAATGTGTAACTTATGATCATGCATTCAGGCTGGAGGTGTTAGCTATAACCAAGTGATTGAGATCGAACATAACTTAGGCTGAAACTGAGCCTTTGTGGTTTGACATCTATTTTTGGTTGAAACATATTTAGCTGCTTTGTTCTGAAAACAAAAAATGAAAAGCACAAAACTGAGCATGTCTGAGTTAAATTGTCAACACTAAAGCTTTTCATAATTGCTGCAAGAAATGAAGGCCTTCCTAGTACTAATTAGTCTATGTTTTTAGATTCAATGGTGAGATGAATAGGAACAAACTTCAAGCTCAGAATGGTGGCCATGCCATGTTTTGCAGTCTCATTGGCAAATATTGACTTCTTCTTTGCAAACTCGGGAAAGGACAGGCAACAgtgatttttggttcacataaCCATAACCTTTGTCAGCATCAACTGGATAATCACTTGAAATCTTCTTCTTATCCATAGACAAAAGTTACACAAGGGAACAGAAGTTTATACTCATTTTCTGCTTCTCCGACCTTGTGAGATCACATGAAACACAAGTTTTTCAATGCAAACCAAGTGTTTGTAGTGCTGTTTTTTCTCCTGAAGATGTTTCAAAGATGGATGActgtgcacaaaaaaaaaaaaaagtaacaaaTATTATAGCTGATCTGGTAATTTTGACTTTATTCACTTTGTCAGGAGCAGCTCAAATTCGTGAAGGAAGAATATaagatctttgatttttgttttGCTTAGTGGTCTTAAAGCACATATGAGGATCATGATGTTTTTAGTTTCTCATATTCCGGACTAAACTCCTATACAGGCTTTTGCTTGCCTTGGATAACCATGCCAAATGGACAAATTTATATTTTCCTTTGAAATATTATTTGAAAACAGAGAGGCGCTAATATGGAGGTGTGAGTGATTGCTTGAAGAAGGGAAACCCAAGAATGCAAGCAGAAAGCAAATTCTGATATTGCCACCTATGAGGAAACTTGGTCTTGGAAAAGATTGAATGGCAATTTGGTTTTCCGGAAAGCTGATACCAATCAGATGGAAAAAGGACTTTCCATCACTTCTATCAATGGCATCGTGCTTCATGAATTTCAAGTAATGCAAAATATAAACACATTTGTAGTTCATGGCTACAGATCTTAGCTAATGATTTGTTGTACTAGAAATCGAAGTAGAACTTCCGTGGCAAACATTCAGGATGAATTTGAATTAGACAGCTTTGGAGGTGGCGATCTTGATGTGTCAAATTAGCATGCAATTCAGGACTCAATTGGCCTTTATTTACATTTTTCCACAGGCAAATTCATAGGAAATGAGACATAACAACGCATTACTTTGTGGAGGGAGCACTCTTTGAACCAAAGTACAAGGTTTGGTGCCCATGAACTTATGAATGGCAAAAAATTCATGGAGCAACCTTTTCTAGAAGATATAGCTCTCTGTTTCTGGTAGAAGAGGATAGAACTTTAAAAAGCATTTTACTGAGAAGATAGTTCTTGGCAGTATGAGTAGAAGTAGTGCAAAATAGATTTATGAATGGATAATCGCAGGAGAATCTGTTTATTAAAGATACAGATCTCCTGTCCAAGCAGTGTGAGTAGAAGACAGAACTTTAAACCACATTTTGATAAAAAGATCATACTTGGCAATATGTGTAGAAGTGTTGCAAATTAAATGATGAGTATAGTGTTGGGGTAAACCGGCCGACCCTCAATTTTGATCATTATGACTCCGACAATGTATCAACCGAATAGATAGTATCGATTTTTTATTGACTGACCGAGCTAATTATGCCGACTAATCAACTAAAATCGATTAACCGACTAGTATTCGACTACCATCGATCGACAGCGGACGACTTAAACTGTCGGCGTGCATCGGCATGACAGAGCTAATAGCCGACGGTCACTCATAGATTCTGTCGACATAAAGTCAGttataccgacgtatggtcggcaatttgctcaacataccataaccgtcaTGAATGGTTATCGACTATGTCACGGCTGTTAAGGGAAAGTAATATCCCATTAATTCTATATTTAtagtccgataatttagcaccataaaaagtgggatcatgtactcgacggttacatcagaatcatctataaaaatggGAGGTAAGTGAATAGTATGTGTAAGCCAACTTTGGGTCA from Elaeis guineensis isolate ETL-2024a chromosome 9, EG11, whole genome shotgun sequence includes these protein-coding regions:
- the LOC105052106 gene encoding protein ORANGE-LIKE, chloroplastic, whose protein sequence is MLPDLSVYLAVDSANGRFKRRSLVGKGVGGIPMASSIASSFSSLLSLPTSAPPPSKTLVLFSGTGGWWQPRWRPLRRAGEGASFRLGSVCCASGDNSHPAGDDSSSFCIIEGPETIQDFVQMQLQEIEDNIRSRRNKIFLLMEEVRRLRVQQHIKSVECAKESTEENEMPDIPSTIPFLSHMTPKTLKQLYMTSFSVVSGIIVFGGLLAPILELKLGLGGTSYEDFIHNIHLPMQLSQVDPIVASFSGGAVGVISALMLAEAKNVEQQEKKRCKYCHGTGYLACARCSASGVFLSVEPVSLPGGCDCPLQPPTTQRCPNCSGAGKVMCPTCLCTGMDMASEHDPRIDPFD
- the LOC140851654 gene encoding protein WHAT'S THIS FACTOR 9, mitochondrial-like; amino-acid sequence: MLFFSRKPWQLLVRFGRTPAFSGTQRSNYVDVKMEWKKDPFFDSLDILTKGRDLRPLVSLKNIIAQEPDARIPISAVSKRGRELEIAGRVASFLRRYPAVFEEFTGPKYNLPWFRLTEEAAELDRKEREVYETRRVEIVDRLRRLILMSRERRLPLRIVQGMLWYLGLPEDFLQKPEEISKGCFQIVELEDEEQGLSAVIDRDEPVLSALQRNEIKKLNGTVESLPSAIAFPLFPSKGLRLKRKIEHWLEEFQKLPYVSPYEDFSHLDPSRNISEKRVAGVLHELLSLFVDNSAERRRLLCLRKHLGLPQKFHKLFERHPHVFYLLLKNKTCFVVLKEAYYARSTTTIEKHPMLEVRKKYVGLMNKSEAILRSQRSRKPLADDAEGGLDAAVDSESREDYDGLDEGMEENL